The Caloenas nicobarica isolate bCalNic1 chromosome 28, bCalNic1.hap1, whole genome shotgun sequence genome window below encodes:
- the LOC135999428 gene encoding olfactory receptor 14A16-like, whose product FLLNLALLDLGSISTIVPKSMANSLWNTRAISYIGCAAQMLLFLFFISAEYFLLTVMSYDRYVAICKPLHYGTLLGSRACVHMAAAAWATGFLSALLHMTNTFSLPLCKGNALDQFFCEIPQILKLSCSDFYLRELGLLVVSVCLGFGCFVFIVVSYVQILRAVLRIPSEQGRHKAFSTCLPHLAVVSLFVSTAFFSHLKPPSISSPSLDLVVSVLYSVVPPSMGRHRRPCPTVVAPAVPWATAPTVGQRPHQTQHPPS is encoded by the exons ttcctgctcaacctcgccctcctcgacctgggctccatctccaccattgtccccaagtccatggccaactccctcTGGAACACCAGGGCTATCTCATatataggatgtgctgcacagatgcttttgtttctctttttcatttcagcagaatattttcttctcaccgtcatgtcctacgaccgctacgttgccatctgcaaacccctgcactacgggaccctcctgggcagcagagcttgtgtccacatggcagcagctgcttgggccactgggtttctcagtgctctgctgcacatgactaatacattttcactgccactgtgcaagggcaatgccctggaccagttcttctgtgaaatcccacagatcctcaagctctcctgctcagacttctacctcagggaacttgggcttcttgtggttagtgtctgtttaggatttgggtgttttgtgttcattgtggtgtcctatgtgcagatcttgagggccgtgctgaggatcccctctgagcagggacggcacaaagccttttccacgtgcctccctcacctggccgtggtctccctgtttgtcagcactgccttcttttcccacctgaagcccccctccatctcctctccttctctggacctggtggtgtctgttctgtactcagtggtgcctcca tccatgggccgcCACCGCCGACCGTGTCCGACCGTTGTGGCCCCTGCTGTACCGTGGGCCACAGCCCCCaccgtggggcagaggccccaccagacccagcacccgccatcctga